The following proteins come from a genomic window of Planctomycetota bacterium:
- a CDS encoding sigma-70 family RNA polymerase sigma factor, translated as MQMPPAASDTERFIRHLTSVQDGVYAYILSLVGDAEAAHDIQQETHVVLWRKFAEFAEGTSFPAWARQIALYQVKAWRRDAARDRLLFDDALLECVAGEAEAFSASVTPRSVALDRCIEKLPAEQRQLIKLRYTDCDAPIQQVADRIGKSLAAVSMSLSRIRHALMECIERALEQGGDA; from the coding sequence ATGCAAATGCCGCCCGCCGCTTCCGATACCGAACGCTTCATCCGCCACCTGACCAGCGTGCAGGACGGCGTGTACGCCTACATCCTCTCGCTCGTCGGCGACGCCGAGGCCGCCCACGACATTCAGCAGGAAACGCACGTCGTCCTCTGGCGCAAGTTCGCCGAGTTTGCTGAGGGGACGAGCTTCCCGGCGTGGGCCCGGCAGATCGCGCTGTATCAGGTCAAGGCATGGCGGCGCGACGCGGCGCGCGATCGGCTGCTGTTTGATGATGCGCTGCTCGAGTGCGTGGCGGGCGAGGCGGAGGCGTTCAGCGCCTCGGTGACGCCGCGGTCCGTCGCGCTCGATCGCTGCATCGAGAAGCTGCCGGCCGAGCAGCGTCAGCTCATCAAGCTGCGCTACACCGACTGCGATGCACCGATTCAGCAGGTCGCCGATCGCATCGGCAAATCGCTCGCCGCGGTGTCGATGTCGCTGTCGCGCATTCGCCATGCACTGATGGAATGCATCGAGCGCGCCTTGGAGCAGGGGGGTGACGCATGA
- a CDS encoding DUF4886 domain-containing protein encodes MLHLRRVVAVVILLLVHTAAHAESKTVRLLTVGNSFADNALSFLPQIAEAGGDKLIFARANLGGCSLERHWGLVEKYEADHDDKTGHPYNGGKFSLAEMLKQDAWDVVTIQQYSFISHDLSTYEPFAKNLNDYIHQHAPQAKVLIQQIWAYRVDDPRFNGQDDGKQPRTQKAMYEQVRAAYHAVAKELNIGILPSGDAMYIADSDPTWGYAPDKTFDFAHAAAPALPDQTHSLHAGYSWSRKSGTEKLGMDGHHASSAGRYLIGCVWYEVLFDRNVENNPFVPPGLDADYARFLRQTAHKAVMQVRDAK; translated from the coding sequence ATGTTGCATCTTCGCCGTGTTGTCGCCGTGGTCATCCTGCTTCTTGTTCACACGGCCGCGCATGCGGAATCCAAAACCGTCCGCCTGCTGACCGTCGGCAACAGTTTCGCCGACAACGCTCTGTCGTTCCTTCCGCAGATCGCCGAGGCGGGGGGCGACAAGCTGATCTTCGCCCGCGCGAACCTCGGCGGGTGTTCGCTGGAGCGGCACTGGGGCCTCGTCGAAAAATATGAGGCGGACCACGATGACAAAACCGGCCATCCCTACAACGGCGGCAAGTTCAGTCTGGCCGAGATGCTCAAGCAGGATGCGTGGGACGTCGTCACGATTCAACAGTACAGTTTCATCAGCCACGACCTGAGCACGTACGAACCCTTCGCGAAGAATCTCAACGATTACATTCATCAGCACGCCCCGCAGGCGAAGGTGCTCATTCAGCAGATCTGGGCGTACCGCGTCGATGACCCGCGCTTCAATGGGCAAGACGACGGCAAGCAGCCGCGCACGCAGAAGGCGATGTACGAGCAGGTGCGGGCCGCGTATCACGCAGTCGCGAAGGAATTGAACATCGGCATCCTGCCCAGCGGTGACGCCATGTACATCGCCGACTCCGATCCGACATGGGGCTACGCGCCGGACAAGACATTCGACTTCGCCCACGCCGCCGCCCCCGCGCTGCCGGACCAGACGCACTCGCTGCACGCCGGTTACAGCTGGAGCAGGAAGTCCGGCACCGAAAAGCTCGGCATGGACGGCCACCACGCCAGCTCCGCCGGCCGATATCTGATCGGTTGTGTCTGGTATGAAGTGCTCTTCGATCGCAACGTCGAGAACAACCCCTTCGTTCCCCCCGGTCTCGACGCCGACTACGCCCGCTTCCTGCGCCAAACCGCGCACAAAGCGGTGATGCAGGTCAGGGACGCGAAGTAG
- a CDS encoding DUF1501 domain-containing protein yields the protein MHDTMRLMDDVSRRHFVAGAAAAFLGVSFVPGLEKVMGAPAADIPANPPGGGKAKRCIYIFLTGGLSHIDTFDPKPGTSEQGPTKVIPTNVPGIALTEYLPGLAKQMDKIALIRSMTTKVGAHERGQYFMRTSYQPIATIRHPAMGAWVMKLGPATHLTLPGNVIVNPDSGHPGAGFLDSRFAPLAIGDPDAGLQNSHLPAGVTQSRFENRLSLTNQFDQSFRARYPQKDVQAYTDFYQDAVKLMSSKDLEAFDLDKESKSTRDAYGDNKFGQGCLLARRLAQRGVRFIEIDNGGWDTHQDNFDRLGDKMPEIDQGLSALLADLAAQGMLEDTLVAVCSEFGRTPKINERTGRDHHPRVFTTLLAGGGVKGGQVHGKSDDKAFAVADQPVEIPDFNATIAWALGLPISVQTKSASGRPFTVAAKGQPVTSLFA from the coding sequence ATGCACGACACGATGCGTTTGATGGACGACGTTTCCCGCCGGCACTTCGTCGCCGGGGCCGCGGCTGCGTTTCTGGGCGTGAGCTTCGTGCCCGGACTTGAGAAGGTCATGGGCGCGCCCGCGGCGGACATCCCGGCCAACCCGCCCGGCGGCGGCAAGGCCAAACGCTGCATCTACATCTTCCTCACCGGCGGGCTGAGCCACATCGATACCTTCGATCCCAAGCCCGGCACTTCCGAGCAGGGGCCGACCAAGGTGATCCCCACCAACGTCCCCGGCATCGCGCTGACCGAATATCTGCCGGGCCTCGCCAAGCAGATGGACAAGATCGCGCTGATCCGGTCGATGACGACGAAAGTCGGCGCTCACGAGCGCGGCCAGTATTTCATGCGCACCAGCTATCAGCCCATCGCCACGATCCGTCACCCCGCCATGGGCGCGTGGGTCATGAAGCTCGGGCCGGCGACGCACCTGACCCTGCCCGGCAACGTCATCGTCAACCCCGACTCCGGTCACCCCGGGGCGGGCTTCCTCGATTCGCGCTTCGCCCCGCTGGCGATCGGCGATCCGGATGCGGGATTGCAGAATTCGCATCTGCCCGCCGGCGTGACGCAGTCGCGCTTCGAGAACCGCCTCAGTCTCACCAACCAGTTCGATCAGTCCTTCCGCGCCCGCTATCCGCAGAAGGATGTGCAGGCGTACACCGACTTCTACCAGGATGCGGTGAAGCTGATGAGCTCAAAGGACCTCGAAGCGTTTGACCTGGACAAGGAATCGAAGTCGACGCGCGATGCGTACGGCGACAACAAGTTCGGGCAGGGCTGCCTGCTGGCCCGCCGCCTCGCCCAGCGCGGCGTCCGCTTCATCGAGATCGACAACGGCGGATGGGACACGCATCAGGACAACTTCGACCGCCTCGGCGACAAAATGCCCGAGATCGATCAGGGCCTGTCCGCGCTGCTGGCCGACCTTGCCGCGCAGGGCATGCTCGAGGATACGCTTGTCGCCGTCTGCTCCGAGTTCGGGCGGACGCCCAAGATCAACGAGCGCACCGGGCGCGATCATCACCCGCGCGTGTTCACGACGCTGCTGGCCGGCGGGGGCGTCAAGGGCGGGCAGGTCCACGGTAAGTCGGACGACAAGGCCTTCGCCGTCGCCGATCAGCCCGTCGAAATCCCCGACTTCAACGCGACGATCGCCTGGGCGCTGGGCCTGCCCATTTCCGTGCAGACCAAGTCCGCCTCCGGCCGACCGTTCACCGTCGCGGCCAAGGGCCAGCCCGTGACATCACTCTTCGCATGA
- a CDS encoding ATP-binding cassette domain-containing protein — MNETPMKIQEMHFAYRPGRPVIEGIGAEVHAGEVHALIGPNGCGKTTLMRLMLGALVPTYGRVLLDDRPVAKTPAAQRASVLSYVPQRSTASFAFSVRQVVAMGRFALSRDEAAIDAAMHACDLDDLKDEAYAELSVGQQQRVLLARAMAQAAGGGRIMLADEPTSAMDLSHAHRTMTMLLDRAKRGMAIVAVVQDLNLAARYADRVWLMDRGKLVRAGAWRDVLRADVLEKVYGVKIRAMNDAETSGGSGGERPVFDVRLPLASVRG; from the coding sequence ATGAATGAAACCCCTATGAAAATCCAGGAAATGCACTTCGCGTATCGGCCGGGTCGGCCGGTCATCGAAGGCATCGGAGCCGAGGTGCACGCGGGGGAGGTTCACGCATTGATCGGCCCCAACGGGTGCGGCAAGACGACATTGATGCGGCTCATGCTCGGCGCGCTCGTCCCGACGTACGGAAGGGTGCTGCTCGATGATCGCCCCGTTGCGAAAACGCCCGCGGCGCAGCGGGCGAGCGTCCTCAGCTATGTGCCCCAGCGTTCGACCGCCAGCTTCGCGTTCTCCGTGCGGCAGGTCGTGGCGATGGGCCGCTTCGCGCTGTCGCGCGATGAGGCGGCGATCGACGCGGCGATGCACGCATGCGACCTCGATGATTTGAAGGACGAGGCGTATGCGGAACTGAGCGTGGGGCAGCAACAGCGGGTCCTGCTGGCGCGGGCGATGGCGCAGGCGGCGGGGGGCGGGCGGATCATGCTCGCCGACGAACCGACGAGCGCGATGGATTTGTCGCATGCGCACCGGACGATGACGATGCTGCTGGATCGGGCGAAGCGCGGCATGGCGATCGTCGCGGTGGTGCAGGATCTGAATCTCGCCGCCCGGTATGCGGATCGGGTCTGGCTCATGGACCGCGGCAAGCTGGTGCGGGCGGGCGCGTGGCGCGACGTGCTGCGGGCGGACGTGCTGGAGAAAGTGTACGGCGTCAAAATCCGCGCCATGAACGATGCGGAGACTTCCGGGGGTTCCGGGGGCGAGCGGCCGGTGTTTGATGTGCGTTTGCCGCTGGCGTCGGTGCGGGGTTAG
- a CDS encoding iron chelate uptake ABC transporter family permease subunit, whose product MSGRDRVVLAVLAALLAGVCLARLMVGDTFGWPGGDLLNIRLDRMAIGLTVGVALAVGGVLLQALLRNPLASPYVLGVSSGAAVGVMISFAGWLSFLATAATHTAALAGAIGTMVIVYLCAQKRGRVDPIGLLLVGVIANAINGAIIMFVNYINPLGMRGDMIRWMMGYIDDNIEAPRIALIGIVTLVGVVIAWVMGRAMDVATFSDTEAHSVGLNLAKLRLVLFAVAGVLTAGAVMLAGPVGFVGLICPHMIRALVGPTHRTLIAGSALAGAIMVVAADTLIKLIAVRYNIGLMPLGVLTAIIGGPAFLFMLRPHLGRGMET is encoded by the coding sequence ATGAGCGGGCGCGACCGGGTGGTGCTCGCGGTGCTTGCCGCGCTGCTGGCGGGCGTGTGTCTGGCCCGGCTCATGGTCGGCGACACGTTCGGCTGGCCCGGCGGCGACCTTTTGAACATTCGACTCGACCGCATGGCGATCGGCCTGACCGTCGGCGTCGCGCTCGCCGTCGGGGGCGTCCTGCTTCAGGCGCTCCTTCGCAATCCGCTCGCCTCGCCCTACGTGCTGGGCGTCTCCAGCGGCGCGGCCGTGGGCGTGATGATCAGCTTCGCCGGCTGGCTTTCATTTCTCGCTACCGCCGCCACGCACACCGCCGCGCTCGCCGGCGCGATCGGCACGATGGTCATCGTCTACCTCTGCGCTCAAAAACGCGGCCGGGTCGACCCGATCGGACTCCTCCTCGTCGGCGTCATCGCCAACGCCATCAATGGCGCGATCATTATGTTCGTCAATTACATCAACCCCCTGGGCATGCGCGGCGACATGATCCGTTGGATGATGGGCTACATCGACGACAACATCGAAGCCCCCCGCATCGCGCTCATCGGAATCGTCACGCTCGTCGGCGTCGTCATCGCCTGGGTCATGGGTCGGGCCATGGATGTGGCGACTTTCTCCGACACCGAAGCGCACAGCGTCGGGCTCAACCTCGCCAAACTTCGCCTCGTGCTCTTCGCCGTCGCCGGCGTGCTGACGGCCGGCGCGGTCATGCTCGCCGGCCCCGTCGGGTTCGTCGGCCTGATCTGCCCGCACATGATCCGCGCCCTTGTCGGTCCGACGCATCGCACGCTCATCGCCGGCTCCGCACTCGCCGGCGCGATCATGGTCGTCGCCGCCGACACCCTCATCAAGCTCATCGCCGTCCGTTACAACATCGGCCTGATGCCGCTGGGTGTGCTGACGGCGATCATCGGCGGGCCGGCGTTTTTGTTCATGCTGCGCCCGCACCTGGGCCGGGGGATGGAAACATGA
- a CDS encoding M24 family metallopeptidase, whose amino-acid sequence MKSTKTSSRRWPKHLAARLALLREKMRDHQLDGLLVVEPRDIRYLTGFSGEDAWALVTHHDVVIFSDHRFHEELIDLFAYARSIMRKNSLSEELGKVVGKKKLKAVGVQGEHLTLTQQKAVAKQIGAKAMKPVTGWLIEQRAVKDAPELVLIRKAIAIQEAAFLKLKKQIRVGMTERRIAAQLEFNMRSGGGDGPSFSTIVGAGPNSSINHYLPQNVKLKKNSPLLVDFGALYNGYHSDMTRVLVVGRFPKKIAEIYEIVRAAHAAAIDAIAPGKTCAEIDAVARNLIKKAGYDKQFRHGLGHGIGLEIHEQPRFGAKSKDVLEPGHVVTVEPGIYIPGLGGVRIEDDILVTDKGHRNLCSLPTTMESAMINAR is encoded by the coding sequence ATGAAATCGACCAAGACATCCTCACGCCGCTGGCCCAAGCATCTGGCGGCCCGGCTGGCGCTGCTGCGGGAAAAGATGCGGGACCACCAGCTCGACGGCCTGCTGGTTGTCGAGCCGCGCGATATCCGATACCTGACCGGGTTCAGCGGGGAGGACGCCTGGGCGCTGGTCACGCACCATGATGTGGTCATCTTCTCCGACCACCGCTTCCATGAAGAGCTTATCGACCTGTTCGCCTACGCCCGTTCGATCATGCGCAAGAATTCGCTCAGCGAAGAGCTGGGCAAAGTCGTCGGCAAGAAGAAGCTCAAGGCGGTGGGCGTGCAGGGCGAGCATCTGACGCTCACGCAGCAGAAAGCCGTCGCCAAGCAGATCGGGGCGAAGGCGATGAAGCCCGTCACCGGCTGGCTCATCGAGCAGCGCGCGGTCAAGGATGCGCCTGAGCTGGTGCTCATCAGGAAGGCGATCGCCATTCAGGAGGCGGCGTTTCTCAAACTCAAGAAACAGATTCGCGTGGGGATGACGGAGCGGCGGATCGCGGCGCAGCTCGAATTTAACATGCGCAGCGGCGGGGGCGACGGGCCGTCGTTTTCGACGATCGTCGGCGCCGGTCCCAACAGCTCGATCAACCACTACCTGCCTCAGAACGTCAAGCTCAAGAAAAATTCTCCGCTGCTCGTCGACTTCGGCGCGTTGTACAACGGGTATCACAGCGACATGACCCGCGTGCTGGTCGTGGGCAGGTTCCCGAAGAAGATCGCGGAGATTTACGAGATCGTGCGCGCGGCGCACGCGGCGGCGATCGACGCCATCGCCCCGGGCAAGACCTGCGCCGAGATCGACGCGGTGGCGCGGAACCTCATCAAGAAGGCGGGGTACGACAAGCAATTCCGCCACGGGCTCGGTCACGGCATCGGGCTTGAGATTCACGAACAACCCCGCTTCGGGGCCAAGAGCAAGGACGTGCTGGAGCCGGGGCATGTGGTGACGGTCGAGCCGGGCATTTACATACCGGGCCTCGGCGGCGTGCGGATCGAGGACGACATCCTCGTGACGGACAAGGGTCATCGGAACCTTTGCAGCTTGCCCACGACGATGGAATCGGCGATGATTAACGCGAGGTAA
- the accC gene encoding acetyl-CoA carboxylase biotin carboxylase subunit: MFSRILIANRGEIALRIIRAARELGIQTVAVYSEADRESRYVRLADQAVCIGPAPSSGSYLNIASIIAAAEVANVDAIHPGYGFLAENAHFAEVCRSCKIEFIGPSVEAMQLLGDKVACKKLAVKHKVPTFPGSKDKVGDEDEAITIAREIGYPVIIKAAAGGGGRGMRVAHNDIALRSGLRSAMTEAEAAFGDGRVYIEKFLERARHVEVQIVGDTHGNVVHLYERDCSMQRRHQKLIEEAPCPVLPKDVRESLCKSAVRLCKAAGYYSAGTVEFLVDDATKKFYLLEVNTRVQVEHPVTEAITGVDIVKTQIQVAAGMKLPFKQSQIQISGHSIECRINAEDVDRNFAPQPGLLDTFNPPGGLGVRVDTHCCANYRVPPNYDSMIAKLIVHSPTRDEAIARMLRALREFEIGPIKTTIPLHQRLMNNSKFVRGDVDIDFVGRLLSR, from the coding sequence ATGTTCAGCCGCATTCTTATTGCAAATCGAGGCGAGATCGCGCTGCGGATCATCCGGGCGGCGCGTGAGCTGGGGATTCAGACCGTGGCGGTGTACTCGGAGGCCGATCGCGAGTCGCGGTATGTGCGGCTGGCGGATCAGGCGGTGTGCATCGGGCCGGCGCCTTCGTCCGGCAGCTACCTGAACATCGCCTCCATCATCGCCGCCGCCGAAGTCGCAAACGTTGACGCCATTCACCCCGGCTACGGGTTCCTCGCGGAAAACGCCCACTTCGCCGAGGTCTGCCGCTCGTGCAAGATCGAGTTCATCGGCCCGAGCGTCGAAGCGATGCAACTGCTCGGCGACAAAGTCGCCTGCAAGAAGCTCGCGGTCAAGCACAAGGTCCCGACCTTCCCCGGCTCCAAGGACAAGGTCGGCGACGAAGACGAAGCGATCACGATCGCCCGCGAGATCGGCTATCCCGTCATCATCAAGGCCGCCGCCGGCGGCGGGGGGCGCGGCATGCGCGTCGCCCATAACGACATCGCCCTCCGCTCGGGACTGCGCTCGGCCATGACCGAGGCCGAGGCGGCGTTCGGCGACGGCCGGGTCTACATCGAAAAATTCCTCGAACGCGCCCGGCACGTCGAGGTGCAGATCGTCGGCGATACGCACGGCAACGTGGTGCACCTCTATGAGCGCGACTGTTCCATGCAGCGCCGCCATCAGAAACTCATCGAGGAAGCGCCCTGCCCCGTCCTGCCCAAGGATGTGCGCGAGTCGCTGTGCAAATCCGCGGTCCGGCTCTGCAAGGCGGCGGGCTACTACTCCGCCGGCACCGTCGAGTTCCTCGTCGACGACGCCACCAAGAAGTTCTACCTGCTCGAAGTCAACACGCGCGTGCAGGTCGAGCATCCGGTCACCGAAGCGATCACCGGCGTGGACATCGTCAAGACGCAGATTCAGGTCGCCGCGGGCATGAAGCTGCCCTTCAAACAGTCGCAGATTCAGATCAGCGGGCACTCGATCGAGTGCCGCATCAACGCCGAGGACGTCGACCGCAACTTCGCCCCTCAGCCGGGCCTGCTCGACACGTTCAACCCGCCCGGAGGCCTCGGCGTCCGCGTCGATACGCACTGCTGCGCCAACTACCGCGTGCCGCCCAATTACGATTCGATGATCGCCAAGCTCATCGTCCATTCCCCCACGCGCGACGAAGCCATCGCCCGCATGCTCCGCGCCCTGCGCGAATTTGAGATCGGGCCCATCAAGACCACCATCCCGCTGCACCAGCGCCTCATGAACAACTCCAAATTCGTCCGCGGCGACGTCGATATCGACTTCGTCGGACGACTGCTGTCGCGCTGA
- a CDS encoding ABC transporter substrate-binding protein codes for MLTDLAVDDRIVGVGAYDPVAPAGVALVGDLYRIDYEKLLALDPTDIIVQINNPDLPGKAIPAKLVDLAADHHWKLHQFRIESADDALNVLSSPTGECVGTIIDAPDRAAALAGHVHERLEKLALVTALEDQPRVLLVVATSPLTCVGRGTFLNRLLEWAGGQNVLADSDGLYPVIDREKLTALNPDVIVLFLPSQGNAAIASHAGATEGANLLTLPASMHAKQIVIDDPRALLPSSSMGRTALELAEHLHPGLADQLQKMRQLGNAS; via the coding sequence ATGCTCACCGATCTGGCTGTCGACGACCGCATCGTCGGCGTCGGGGCCTACGATCCGGTCGCCCCCGCCGGCGTCGCGCTCGTCGGCGACCTCTACCGCATCGACTACGAAAAGCTCCTCGCCCTCGACCCCACCGACATCATCGTGCAGATCAACAACCCCGACCTGCCCGGCAAGGCGATTCCCGCCAAGCTCGTCGACCTCGCGGCGGATCATCATTGGAAGCTGCATCAATTTCGCATCGAGTCGGCGGATGACGCGCTGAACGTGCTCTCATCGCCGACCGGCGAATGCGTCGGGACCATCATTGACGCGCCCGATCGGGCGGCGGCGCTGGCGGGACATGTGCACGAGCGGCTTGAAAAGCTGGCGCTGGTCACAGCCCTGGAGGATCAGCCGCGGGTGCTGCTGGTCGTGGCGACCAGTCCGCTGACCTGCGTCGGGCGCGGTACGTTCTTGAATCGGCTCCTGGAATGGGCGGGCGGTCAGAATGTTCTCGCTGACAGTGATGGACTCTACCCCGTCATCGACCGCGAGAAGCTCACCGCCCTCAACCCGGATGTGATCGTGCTGTTTTTGCCGTCGCAGGGCAATGCGGCGATCGCGTCGCACGCCGGGGCGACCGAAGGCGCGAACCTGCTGACACTGCCCGCTTCGATGCACGCGAAGCAGATCGTCATCGATGACCCGCGGGCGCTGTTGCCCAGTTCATCGATGGGCCGCACGGCGTTGGAGTTGGCGGAGCATCTGCACCCGGGTCTGGCGGATCAGCTTCAGAAGATGCGCCAGTTGGGGAACGCATCATGA
- the accB gene encoding acetyl-CoA carboxylase biotin carboxyl carrier protein — MIDLKTLKQLIKLMTDNELSELDLRDKDEQVTLKRGATGIVQQLAPAPMMAAPMPMAAAPAVAAGGAAPAAAKPVDDGLIPIPSPMVGTFYAAPSPDAEAFVKVGSPVDANTVVCIVEAMKVFNEIKAEVSGTIEKMLVNTGQAVEYGQPLFMVRPH; from the coding sequence ATGATTGACCTGAAGACACTCAAACAGCTCATCAAGCTGATGACGGACAACGAACTGTCGGAACTGGACCTGCGCGACAAGGACGAGCAGGTGACGCTCAAACGGGGCGCGACCGGCATCGTGCAGCAGCTTGCGCCGGCGCCGATGATGGCGGCCCCGATGCCGATGGCGGCGGCCCCGGCTGTCGCGGCGGGCGGCGCCGCCCCGGCGGCGGCCAAGCCGGTCGATGACGGGCTGATTCCGATTCCCAGTCCGATGGTGGGCACGTTCTACGCCGCCCCGTCGCCCGATGCCGAGGCGTTCGTGAAGGTCGGCTCGCCGGTCGACGCCAATACGGTCGTCTGCATCGTCGAGGCGATGAAGGTGTTCAATGAAATCAAGGCCGAGGTCAGCGGCACCATCGAAAAGATGCTCGTCAACACGGGCCAGGCCGTCGAATACGGCCAGCCGCTGTTCATGGTGAGGCCCCATTGA
- a CDS encoding HIT domain-containing protein, whose protein sequence is MSDANCIFCKIVAGRIPCTKVYEDARVLGFLDVGPLSEGHCLIVPKAHAVRLEELAAADVQACAAAAAKVGKAVVAATGAPGWNLLQNNGPAAGQVVMHVHFHIIPRRDGDALGFRWPAGKLASEDAQRLAAAITGKL, encoded by the coding sequence ATGTCCGATGCGAACTGCATTTTCTGCAAGATTGTGGCGGGGCGGATTCCCTGCACGAAGGTTTATGAGGATGCGCGGGTGCTGGGGTTTCTGGATGTCGGGCCGCTGAGTGAGGGGCATTGCCTGATCGTTCCCAAGGCGCATGCGGTGCGGCTTGAGGAGCTTGCGGCGGCGGATGTCCAGGCGTGCGCGGCGGCGGCGGCGAAGGTCGGCAAGGCGGTCGTGGCGGCGACGGGGGCGCCGGGGTGGAACCTTCTGCAGAACAACGGCCCGGCAGCGGGGCAGGTCGTCATGCATGTGCACTTTCACATCATCCCCCGCCGTGACGGCGACGCCCTGGGCTTCCGCTGGCCGGCGGGGAAACTCGCCTCGGAAGACGCCCAGCGGCTTGCCGCAGCGATCACGGGCAAGCTCTGA
- a CDS encoding prepilin-type N-terminal cleavage/methylation domain-containing protein — protein sequence MKNTPRHPAAFTLIELLVVVAIIALLISILLPSLRQARYVAKLTVCSSNQRQIGMGFHMYAGDNTTLYPARPRIVNNTNLKPEQLKSSGSDYRPMIARYVDINKLFNEPLAPRWFDYEQTGTTDITGGYAVWAGWKYIGNEDGSTRLGDTFTYNGNKFSVIISDWETQNFTNQKSESGHNDQQQSLSENTTTLFSRWDGYRRGFMDRNFTFDDLHVERFYNVDYDHTTALSRPMKAVCPWNTKINTGTWRTWLPM from the coding sequence ATGAAAAACACGCCGCGCCATCCCGCTGCCTTCACGTTGATCGAACTGCTGGTCGTCGTCGCCATCATCGCGCTGCTCATTTCCATTCTGCTCCCGTCGTTGCGGCAGGCGCGCTATGTGGCGAAGCTGACGGTCTGCTCCTCCAATCAGCGGCAGATCGGCATGGGCTTTCACATGTACGCCGGGGACAACACGACGCTCTACCCCGCCCGGCCGCGCATCGTCAACAACACCAACCTCAAGCCCGAGCAGCTCAAATCCAGCGGGTCCGACTATCGACCGATGATCGCCCGGTACGTGGACATCAACAAGCTCTTCAACGAGCCGCTCGCCCCGCGCTGGTTCGACTACGAGCAGACCGGCACGACCGACATCACCGGCGGCTACGCCGTCTGGGCCGGGTGGAAATACATCGGCAACGAAGACGGCTCGACGCGCCTCGGCGACACGTTCACCTACAACGGCAACAAGTTCTCCGTCATTATCAGCGACTGGGAAACGCAGAACTTCACCAATCAGAAATCCGAATCCGGCCACAACGACCAGCAGCAGTCGCTTTCGGAGAACACGACGACGCTCTTCTCGCGATGGGACGGGTACCGACGCGGCTTCATGGACCGCAACTTCACCTTCGACGATCTGCACGTGGAGCGTTTCTACAACGTCGACTACGACCACACGACCGCGCTAAGCCGCCCGATGAAGGCGGTCTGTCCGTGGAACACGAAGATCAATACGGGGACATGGCGCACCTGGCTGCCGATGTGA